One part of the Algibacter sp. L1A34 genome encodes these proteins:
- a CDS encoding helix-turn-helix domain-containing protein, producing MKGLNLSQRVKTLRNLKGMTQESLAENSGLSLRTIQRIENNKTEPRGDSLKRLAIALKTTPDDLLDWAIQEDKGYLTLMSLSALGFLFFPVLGIIIPLVFWILKKDKLKHVDKIGKSILNFEITWSIIFFSYFILIFLALFSRVMTHIGPSSILKIYIPIIILYLYNFTIIIVNSIRISKNKDTKYIPAFRIFK from the coding sequence ATGAAAGGTCTGAATTTATCACAACGCGTAAAAACTTTAAGAAACCTAAAGGGCATGACTCAAGAATCATTAGCAGAAAACTCCGGATTAAGTTTAAGAACTATTCAGCGTATTGAAAATAACAAAACCGAACCGCGAGGCGATTCCTTAAAACGATTAGCTATCGCTTTGAAAACAACTCCCGACGATCTTCTTGATTGGGCCATTCAAGAAGACAAAGGGTACTTAACATTAATGAGTTTATCTGCACTTGGTTTTTTATTCTTTCCAGTTTTAGGAATAATAATTCCTTTGGTATTTTGGATTCTCAAAAAGGACAAATTAAAACATGTAGATAAAATAGGGAAATCCATTTTAAATTTTGAAATTACTTGGTCTATTATCTTTTTCTCTTATTTTATCTTAATATTTTTAGCCCTATTCAGTAGAGTAATGACTCACATAGGCCCGTCGAGTATTTTGAAAATTTATATTCCAATCATTATTTTATACCTCTATAATTTCACTATAATTATTGTTAACTCCATTAGGATTTCTAAAAATAAAGACACTAAATATATTCCGGCATTTAGAATATTTAAATAA
- a CDS encoding LytR/AlgR family response regulator transcription factor — protein sequence MKVIIIEDEKPSARRLQRQLKVLNVEAETMLHSVEESVEWFQNNPHPDLIFLDIQLSDGLSFEIFETIDIKSAVIFTTAYDEYALQAFKLNSIDYLLKPIDDEDLEIAVNKYQERAPQKQGVTLDFDDIKKLLVNPLDRVYKKRFSVKVGQHLKLINIDDIECFYSENKGTYAFTSEGRNYLLDTTLDQLENELEPQTFFRINRKFFVNINAIKDMISYTNSRLQIKLQSYSEQDVIVARERVKDFKNWLE from the coding sequence AGTTTTAAATGTCGAAGCTGAAACTATGCTTCATTCTGTAGAAGAATCTGTAGAGTGGTTTCAAAACAATCCGCATCCCGATTTAATATTTTTAGATATTCAATTAAGCGACGGACTTTCATTCGAAATCTTTGAAACTATCGATATAAAAAGCGCAGTTATTTTTACTACAGCCTACGATGAATACGCACTACAGGCTTTCAAACTTAATAGTATTGATTATTTATTAAAACCCATTGACGACGAGGATTTAGAAATTGCTGTAAATAAATATCAAGAACGTGCACCTCAAAAACAAGGCGTGACCTTAGATTTTGATGATATTAAAAAACTACTTGTAAACCCGTTAGATCGTGTTTATAAAAAACGTTTTTCAGTTAAAGTTGGGCAGCACTTAAAACTTATTAATATAGACGATATAGAATGTTTTTACAGCGAAAATAAAGGAACGTATGCATTTACATCCGAAGGTAGAAATTATCTATTAGATACTACCCTAGACCAGTTAGAAAATGAATTGGAACCACAAACCTTCTTCCGAATAAATCGTAAATTCTTCGTAAATATAAATGCGATAAAAGATATGATAAGTTACACCAACTCGCGCTTGCAAATAAAATTACAGTCGTATAGCGAGCAAGATGTTATTGTTGCCCGCGAACGGGTTAAAGATTTTAAGAATTGGTTGGAGTAG